A portion of the Chaetodon trifascialis isolate fChaTrf1 chromosome 7, fChaTrf1.hap1, whole genome shotgun sequence genome contains these proteins:
- the cldn12 gene encoding claudin-12: MSCRDIHATNAFAFIIAFVSVGGIAVAALIPQWRITRLVTFNRNAKNISVYDGLWAKCVKQDGYSGCYYYDSEWYSKVDQLDLRLLQFCLPTGLLLGSVALLLCMSGMCKTCCCSDKPDPDIKTIRFLVNSAGCHLVAGMFLFLGGAIALAPSVWFLFRTKEMNVRYDNIFSDGFAVYVSIGCSGGLMLASLLMFMWYCMCKKLPSPFWLPLPSMPTSLSTQPLTANGYPPSPVYGPQPFPPQTFPPTVIDSQPYLPTQGYAQSVIAPAPPQMYMSQISAPEGYGSEVGGTQAYSYAPSQSYAPSQSYAPSQSYAPSQGYASSYVGHRHSSRSRMSAIEIDIPVLTQTQ; the protein is encoded by the exons ATGTCGTGCCGGGACATCCACGCTACCAACGCTTTTGCCTTCATCATTGCCTTTGTGTCTGTGGGAGGGATTGCTGTGGCAGCATTAATCCCACAGTGGCGCATAACAAGACTTGTCACCTTCAATCGTAACGCCAAGAATATCAGCGTGTATGATGGGCTGTGGGCTAAATGTGTGAAACAGGATGGCTATTCAGGATGTTACTACTATGATTCAGAG TGGTACTCTAAAGTGGACCAGCTGGATCTGCGGCTCCTGCAGTTCTGTCTGCCCACAGGCCTGCTGCTCGGCTCTGTAGCCTTGCTACTGTGCATGTCAGGAATGTGtaagacctgctgctgctcagataaGCCTGATCCAGACATTAAGACCATCAGATTCCTGGTCAACAGTGCAGGCTGTCACCTAGTGGCAGGGATGTTCTTGTTCCTTGGTGGAGCTATCGCCCTCGCACCCTCAGTGTGGTTCCTGTTTCGCACCAAGGAGATGAACGTCAGATATGACAACATTTTCTCAGATGGCTTTGCTGTTTATGTATCTATAGGCTGCTCTGGAGGACTAATGCTAGCTTCCCTGCTGATGTTCATGtggtactgtatgtgtaaaaaGTTGCCTTCACCCTTTTGGTTGCCCTTGCCCTCCATGCCTACCTCTCTTTCCACCCAGCCTCTTACTGCCAACGGATATCCTCCTTCCCCAGTTTACGGTCCTCAGCCTTTCCCACCACAGACGTTTCCTCCCACAGTGATTGACAGCCAGCCATATCTGCCTACACAGGGCTACGCACAAAGTGTCATTGCCCCTGCACCACCACAGATGTACATGTCTCAGATTTCTGCTCCAGAAGGGTATGGTTCAGAGGTGGGAGGGACCCAGGCTTACAGCTACGCTCCCTCACAGAGTTACGCTCCTTCACAGAGTTACGCTCCTTCACAGAGTTACGCTCCTTCTCAGGGCTACGCATCCAGCTACGTAGGCCACCGCCACTCTTCCCGCTCACGGATGTCTGCCATAGAGATCGACATCCCtgtgctgacacagacacagtaa